In Aedes albopictus strain Foshan chromosome 3, AalbF5, whole genome shotgun sequence, the following are encoded in one genomic region:
- the LOC134290321 gene encoding uncharacterized protein LOC134290321, protein MKLLYLSLGKELQSIVKAANLRPSLTDPQCYSIFVKNIETHLRSMTDTTAEHQAFLKMKQGKDESTVTFHARLIRGVKLCGYNADDESRFVRAQLLEGLRNKELAKAARTYGYDTNFIVQSATREEVYEEETAERTVDANILEIGRRSGVGRKRINTHQQFGNPATKQRRTNSDFMRNGPWRPERPRQAGNSTQQARDGQRSPRTQDRNTRCPRCNNLFHRNPQCPALTRTCDNCGKRGHFAVACRSERPNAVQQISKQADAESSGEENVSYEKQNIFALTLEDALVDCCIGSARPISFLIDSGADVNVIGGEDWVHLKQDYDSGFAQLQIIQQPNKSLHAYASAKPMPVKCTFKATVVVPGTEKPSVVAIFHVVSGGSRSLLGRSTAHDLNLLKVGKTVNSFESNDSDSVFPKMPGVQVKFSVDPTIPPSKNAYYNVPAAFREAARKRLEEKHGIIEKVTKAPGWISGMSAVAKGKSDFRLVVNMRAPNKAINREYFRLPLIDEMRVKLHGAKYFSKLGLSNAFHHLELCEESRDLTTFLTENGMYRFTRLMFGVNCAPEIFQREMNRLFAGMENVIVYIDDILIFAETLDELRQTVEKVLQILRENNLTLNRAKCEYDKSSLTFLGQLLDGDGFHVDEEKIKSLRNFREPASISELRSFLGLASYISTYKYAQNQREALSAVWGVQHFSYFLLGRHFTLRTDVQGVAFILNSSREESKRALTRADGWALRLSPYSYDVEYVRGMDNIADPSSRLYNGEDEPFNDDASPWEIGRLEANSVEILTEDEIITATSEDETLKPVLAALESGLWSDVDKTYHNVRDELSVQDGMIIKTGCAVIPTSLQDKALKVAHEVF, encoded by the exons ATGAAACTGCTGTACCTGTCCCTTGGCAAAGAACTGCAATCGATCGTCAAAGCAGCCAACCTCCGCCCCAGCCTGACGGACCCGCAGTGCTATTCGATTTTCGTCAAAAACATTGAAACCCATTTGCGATCAATGACGGACACAACTGCAGAACACCAAGCTTTCCTGAAGATGAAACAGGGAAAAGATGAGTCGACCGTTACTTTCCACGCTCGGCTTATAAGAGGCGTAAAGCTATGTGGCTACAATGCCGACGACGAAAGCCGATTTGTCAGAGCCCAATTGCTAGAAGGTCTGAGAAACAAAGAGTTGGCAAAGGCTGCCCGCACCTATGGCTACGACACCAACTTCATTGTGCAATCAGCAACTCGCGAGGAAGTTTATGAGGAAGAAACAGCTGAAAGAACGGTTGACGCCAATATTCTGGAAATTGGTCGGCGCTCCGGTGTCGGCCGAAAACGAATCAACACTCATCAGCAATTTGGCAACCCGGCGACCAAGCAACGCCGTACGAATTCAGATTTCATGAGAAATGGACCATGGCGCCCGGAACGACCGAGACAAGCAGGTAACTCCACACAGCAAGCAAGAGACGGACAACGTAGCCCTCGAACGCAAGATCGTAACACACGCTGCCCTAGATGCAACAATCTCTTCCATCGAAATCCGCAGTGCCCTGCATTGACCAGAACATGCGACAACTGTGGCAAACGAGGACACTTTGCGGTTGCATGTCGTTCGGAGCGCCCAAACGCAGTACAGCAGATCTCGAAGCAAGCCGATGCTGAATCTTCGGGCGAAGAGAACGTATCTTACGAAAAACAG AACATTTTCGCCCTCACTTTGGAGGACGCGCTAGTCGACTGCTGTATCGGATCCGCCAGACCAATAAGCTTCCTCATCGACTCCGGAGCCGATGTTAACGTTATCGGGGGCGAAGATTGGGTGCACCTAAAACAAGACTACGACTCGGGATTTGCGCAACTCCAGATCATTCAACAACCCAATAAAAGTTTGCATGCCTATGCTTCCGCTAAACCAATGCCTGTCAAATGCACATTTAAGGCAACAGTTGTGGTACCAGGAACTGAAAAACCATCTGTGGTTGCTATTTTTCACGTTGTTTCTGGAGGATCAAGATCGCTGCTCGGCCGATCCACTGCGCACGACTTGAATCTTCTTAAGGTTGGAAAGACCGTAAACAGCTTTGAATCCAACGATAGCGATAGTGTATTCCCCAAGATGCCGGGTGTGCAAGTTAAATTTAGTGTAGACCCGACCATTCCTCCCTCGAAGAACGCGTACTACAATGTCCCCGCGGCGTTCAGGGAGGCCGCCAGAAAGAGATTGGAGGAAAAGCACGGAATAATCGAGAAGGTGACGAAGGCGCCCGGTTGGATAAGTGGGATGTCCGCCGTGGCCAAAGGCAAATCGGATTTCAGACTCGTGGTGAACATGAGAGCTCCGAACAAAGCAATCAACCGGGAATATTTCCGGCTGCCGCTTATCGACGAAATGCGTGTTAAGCTCCACGGTGCCAAATATTTTTCGAAACTAGGTCTTAGCAACGCGTTTCATCACCTGGAGCTATGCGAAGAGTCTCGCGATCTCACCACCTTCCTCACTGAAAACGGTATGTACCGTTTCACGAGGCTAATGTTCGGGGTCAATTGTGCTCCCGAAATATTCCAGCGCGAGATGAATCGGCTTTTTGCTGGTATGGAGAATGTAATCGTGTATATTGACGACATTCTTATTTTTGCTGAAACGTTGGACGAGCTACGCCAGACTGTCGAAAAAGTCCTCCAGATACTGCGTGAAAACAACCTGACACTTAACCGTGCAAAGTGTGAATACGACAAGAGCAGTCTTACATTTCTTGGACAACTGTTGGACGGTGATGGCTTCCATGTTGATGAAGAGAAAATCAAGAGCCTGCGCAATTTCCGGGAGCCCGCGAGTATCTCCGAGCTAAGGAGCTTCCTTGGGCTCGCGTCCTACATTAGCACATAC AAATACGCCCAGAATCAACGGGAGGCGCTCAGTGCGGTCTGGGGAGTTCAACATTTCTCCTACTTTCTCCTAGGAAGACACTTCACCCTCCGCACTGATGTCCAAGGTGTAGCATTCATCCTTAACAGCTCCCGAGAGGAATCGAAGCGAGCTCTCACCCGGGCAGATGGTTGGGCACTTAGGCTGAGTCCCTACAGCTATGACGTGGAGTACGTGCGCGGGATGGACAACATAGCCGACCCGTCTTCTAGGCTCTACAATGGCGAGGACGAGCCGTTCAACGACGACGCTAGCCCGTGGGAAATCGGAAGACTGGAAGCAAATTCCGTGGAGATACTCACCGAAGACGAGATCATCACCGCCACATCAGAGGATGAAACGCTTAAACCCGTGTTGGCGGCATTGGAATCCGGACTATGGTCGGATGTGGACAAAACCTACCACAATGTACGAGACGAGTTGTCCGTTCAAGATGGCATGATCATCAAAACCGGTTGCGCAGTTATCCCTACATCACTACAGGACAAAGCCTTAAAAGTCGCACACGAAGTATTTTGA